Proteins encoded within one genomic window of Cydia pomonella isolate Wapato2018A chromosome 12, ilCydPomo1, whole genome shotgun sequence:
- the LOC133523336 gene encoding ribosomal RNA-processing protein 7 homolog A, with translation MKSSKRPLIFKALELKVADDSESPHTIYIKEHAVRDHTEDRPQGRTLFVVNIPPYIDENGIKNAFQDAGTVKSVALLEKPGPSETKTIDKFLPVTQKPIFKVGYVVFAKVAQLDKALALTELAPVNSDKYQIKCGMKKWVEEYNNSVLLAKELKEKVEAFMKKHDEKTKQAEHKEKKLEEEDDDGWITVTKKGKVQSFARSEKVESKVMAKEEKNKKRKELKNFYTFQIRESKMKHVVALRQKFEEDKKKIAQIKQSRRFKPF, from the exons ATGAAGTCGAGTAAACGTCCACTAATTTTCAAAG CTTTAGAATTAAAAGTTGCGGATGATTCAGAGTCTCCCCACACAATCTATATCAAAGAGCATGCGGTAAGGGATCACACAGAGGACAGACCTCAAGGCAGAACTTTATTCGTTGTTAACATCCCTccatatattgacgaaaatggaATCAAAAACGCATTTCAAGACGCTGGCACTGTCAAATCTGTGGCTCTTTTAGAAAAGCCGGGTCCttcagaaacaaaaacaatagacAAATTCCTTCCAGTCACCCAGAAACCTATTTTCAAAGTGGGTTATGTAGTCTTTGCTAAAGTAGCACAGTTAGATAAAGCTCTAGCTCTTACAGAACTCGCACCTGTTAACTCCGACAAATATCAGATCAAATGTGGCATGAAAAAGTGGGTAGAAGAGTACAACAACTCAGTACTGCTGGCAAAAGAACTGAAAGAAAAAGTAGAGGCATTTATGAAAAAACATGATGAGAAAACTAAACAAGCTGAGCATAAAGAGAAAAAGTTAGAAGAAGAGGATGATGATGGCTGGATCACGGTCACTAAGAAAGGAAAAGTACAAAGCTTCGCTCGCTCTGAGAAAGTAGAGAGCAAGGTCATGGCTAaagaagagaaaaataaaaagaggAAAGAATTGAAAAACTTCTACACCTTCCAGATTAGAGAGTCGAAAATGAAGCATGTGGTAGCTTTGCGACAGAAGTTTGAAGAGGACAAGAAGAAAATAGCTCAGATTAAACAGAGTCGTAGGTTTAAGCCTTTCTGA